In the Rhododendron vialii isolate Sample 1 chromosome 2a, ASM3025357v1 genome, GACGACGACCGTTATGTCCGACAGTGGAAGCAGCGACAACTCCCTCTGGGGAAACCTTCCACCGGAGATCGTCGCCCACGTACTCTCTTTCCTACCCATAAAGTTTCTATGCAAATTCAAGTGTGTTTGTCCCACATGGAATTCCCTAATCTCCTCCCCGCATTTTGCCAAAACCAACAAACCTTAAAAAACCATTCTCATTTCCTGGTCTCACGGTCTCTACTCCGCTGATTTTGCTGCTGTGAATCTGACTGCTGAAAAGCTTGATCTTCCTTTAGCCGAAGGAAAGGTGTCGTATGGTTGTGGCTCTTGCAATGGCTTGGTTCTAGTTTCTGTTCAAGAGGTTGATTCCAACTTCTTCTTGCTGAATCCATTAACTAGAGAATGTAAGAAAGCCCCAACCCCCCTTTTATGACATCTCTTCGTCTGCCCGAATCAAACTTGTTACAAAGGGTACCCACGCTGTTCTACCGGGGTTGGGTTATGACTCATCTACAGATGATTACAAGGTTGTGATGCTCCTTTACAATTGTATTACTGAATTTGAATATGATTCTGATGGCCATGTTAATAGTATTATTATTGATGGTGATCATGCTGGTAATGTTTCTGAGGTGATTGTCTATTCACTAAAAACTGATTCTTGGAGGAGAATACAAGATTGCCATTATGATCCTGTGGAACCTCTTCCTGGGTTTCTCTTTAATGAGCGTCTCCATTGGCTAAGTGAGAAAACTGGTGATTTGGATGGTTCTATGGTTGTTGCCGCTTTCAATTTCCCAGATGAGAATTTCACGGAAGTGCACCTGCCTGATACATTTGATACTGTTTATGAAGTTGAGTATCACCACATGGTTGTTCTTGGGGGTTGTCTCTGTTTGGTTATTCGGCCgacatttggtgacgaaattgtAGTTTGGATGATGAAGAAGTATGGGGTACAAGAATCGTGGATCAAATTTACAATTCTAAATCACAGCCGGATGTCTCTAGGGAACGTGTTGCATTTGTCAGCAGAAGGCGAATTTGTATTGAGCACATAAGGAGAAATTGATGGCACGAAACTAGTTGCGTACAATCCGAAAAAGGAAACACTGACAGACTTGGTGGTTAGTGGCATTCCAATTGAATTTACAGATGGGGACAACTACATTGAGACCCTCGTCTCTCCTAATCGTGGAGGACAGATTAGGAAGCAATGTGAAGCTTCTTCAGGTGATCATGTTCAAAGAGTTATCGTTGCTTGACtattaaaaatgtaaaaatgagTTTGGGACGTGTAAGGTGCCAATATAACCAAAACTAGCCACATTTAGTACGAGATAAACTATGTAAGAAGTAATATTAGCAACAACGACAAAAAAAGAGGGTGCCAGGCCCCATAGAGTGTGTACTACCTATGAAGCATGTATGAGTACTCATAGATGCATTCCATAACCGTGGCATGCCCATATATCGTACCGATACTCCTTGGATACTTATCTGAATGCTTCTTAAACATAGCCATAATTTGTCAAATAACTTTCTTTAATCTTGAAGTATCAGATAACTTTTGGATACTCTTACGTCGCGTATCCACACTTCATGAATAGGGAATATGGCATTTCATATGCAACATCAAAGTACAACCACCATTAGTAGTAGATAAACGACTAGTTTTACAATACTTTGCTTACTTCTTAGAGGAAGAGAAACCATCAGATTGTACTGGTTTCATCTTTTGTGGGGGATAGACATTTTAAGAATGTTTGGACATATGGTTCTTGTTATCATTGTTTGTTCACCTTTTTTTGGATCTTGGCAGTGACAGACCAAAGTCTCAACTCATTAACAGCATGCCCCTCTGAACTCAATTGGAAGGAACCCAATGTGACGTATCTCTTTTCTACTTTCATTGCCCCAAACtgaggatttttatttttttattcagcaATTATTTTTTGCATCCGTAGCCTCAATCCTCTCTATTGCATAACCAATCTGCTAAGCCTCCTAAAATCATTTGGGCTTTTAATAGTACTGGACTTAACTGATAAGTTTGGATACTGGTTCTTGCCTCGTAGTCCTTAGGTTGGCAACCCGTTTGGCATGAAATTGAGGGTCTTATTTATGGAATGCTACTTCTTGAGAAATTGAAGTCTTAAAGTTGAAGTATGTGAGTGGTATTAATTCTCCTTGTGAGATTTAAGTGTTTGCATGTCTAGAATGCTTTAGGAAAGGGGAATCGTTGTTCTTTGGCTTGCCAATGGAAGGGCCATTCATGCAAAATGGTTAATGAAGATTCCATTCATTATGTGGAATGCTCATTATCTTTTAACGAACGAAATGACTCAATGAAAATTCTAtcctaaattgaaccaaacacACCCTTAAGTTCTTTATCTACCTCATTAAGctcaattttttaccttttactAGCTGTGTCCTAGAAACGTGGAAAGTCTCAGCCACCTAAAACTGTGAATGATGATTCTATTTGTAATGTGCATgttgtcattttcttttcactAACCAAATGACGGTATGAACATTCCATTCAAgtgaaccaaacacaaccttttGTTCTTTATCTACTGGATTAACCTCAACTTCTTCCCTTTGCCCACCACGTTCTAGGAAAGAGGAAACCCTCAGCCACCTATTTGTTGATGTCATTCATCTCAACTTGTTTAGTGAGGATCTTCcttcaacttttgatttttttacgaTAGCCTCATTTAGTTGAATGGTTTGTTGCTTCATTGCCCTCATCTGTTTCAAAACAATCGTAATTGGAAGGCTTGAATCAATGTCTGAGCTAAGAATCACTAATACTTGAAAGGAAGTGATGTGTCTCTGTCCGACAACGATACTCCCACACGTGTCTGAAACTCTTTTTTCCGTGTCCACTATTAAAGAATTGAAATCTTCCTTCAAACATGTATCTGACATCTTTGTGTAGTATGTCTGACACTTCTTTGGTATCTATGACCAAGAAATATATGTGTGATTCACACTTCTTACTTCTTAGACATCTAATGTGATTATCAAAGATATCGGAATTTGATATGCCATTTAGTAGAAAAAGTAATTCTTAAATCATATGTAAATCCGATTGGAAACTTTGAAGGATTTCTTGAGGATTCCTAACTGTGCCCATGtcttattgcttaaggatttcttGAGTGATAACTTATTCTATCTCATCTATTATATAATTTGGGGTGTACTCTATAGTACATCTACTCATAACATTTTACATAGTTGAACATATCCCCAATGTGTCCGTGTCCTGCATTTTAGATAAATAACTTATTCGCATGTCCGTGTTCTATTATATCTGTGCTTCTTAGTGTTTGAGTTTCAGCTTTTCTAGTTCTTGCTACTACTCTTCTCCATTGTGCAAGGGGCTTATAGCCATTTCTTTTGCCGTATAATGGGCTATTATTACTCATGTTTTTAGTGGTGTTAACGTACATACTCACTAACAGTTAAGAATCTATTTTGCAGTTGACAGGGAAGGAACATCCGAGCTCTAATCCAGCAAATTAAACTATGTGCATGCAGCAGTACTCAACTTTTTACAGGGGAACCATGTTCTTGCTACTCTTCAGCATTGCATCTCCTAGCCCTTTTGAAGGCGCTTCTAGTGCTTGATTCCAACTGAAGCccttttttatttcagtaactTCAGTTTCATTTCTTGGCTAGGAGCTACTTCATTGTTGTTTGTTATTCCGTGACTGTTCTGTTAGTCTCTGCTAGTAGTTTTCTTTGTTGGGATGTACCTATTTTGTCCACAAGTTTGAAACCATGTGCAGAATTACCTATGTACCTTCAAGGACAGGTGGACACAACAAAAAAACTCGAACTTTGGCACTATGTATCCTTTCTATGTGATCATTGGACGTGGTGGCGGTCAGTCTACCCTTATTTCCCCATTTGATGTGGATGAGAGGCCGTTTAATAGATTTGGCGTATGTTCATATTTGTGGAACTTTACCTGAGCAacttcttcatttttctccttaaGCACAGTTCGGGTTTCTAACTCCAACccagagaaaaaagaagaagaaaagaaaaagggagaaaaggACAGATCAATGAAAGGGGAAATTCCGATTTCCCATGTTTAATATGTATGCACTCAAGCGATTAAATCAGCATAGAGATTGAAGTTGCGTAGCTTATGATCGTACTCAAGTGGGAATGGCTAGAGTCCAATCGGACAGCAGGATTGTAGAAACCCTTAATGCAGAAAGAAGTTTTGGTGATCTTTACCTAGCATGTTAGGTGTTTGATTGAGAATTAAaccttaaaaaatataataccaAGAACTTATGGTATTATTAAATTGTCATTTTCAAGCCCCTTAGGGCTAGCTCAAGTGGTGAGAACTCAGACTTTTCTTAAGGAGGTCTTGTATTTgaactcgaatttgtccatagATGTAGGCAAGTGCAGGACGCAATGATTATAAATGTAATTAGTAAAAAAAACAGACACGAACATGCTCAAAGCCTCTTTATACGCCTTATTGAGGAAGTTTTGAATCAAGTAAAgctttcatgaatttttttcagaGCGGAGTACACgaacaacattaaaaaaaaattaaaaaaaaaaggagaatagCAACCTATAAAAATGGAATTTTCAAATAGTCCTATAAACCTACTCTCGATATCTGTACCAAGTGTCACACGATCCTGATGTATCAGTTGGAGTGGAATGAAATTGGCGTTGTCTTCTTTTTCTGCACTTGTCTTCTTTTTCTGCACTCGAGTGGTGGAGTTTGGATGCAGATTCTGAAGAAATGCTGCTATTGGGTTTGATGGATGCTTTCGAAAAAGTTTTCCTCCAACGCCCCTGCAGTAAAATGGTTGAAGAACTCAACTGACAGAGAATGAAGTTGCAGAAGATCATAGACCTTGTAACTTTCTCATTGATACCCAGAACAGAATTCCCATTGCTTTGACACTGAAACCTGATAGAAGCTTGGCTGACAATATTTGTTCACATGGGTTTGTTTATAAGCAGTTTTTTTGAGCAGTAGCTGTCGCTTTTCATCCAGTTGGGTTCTCAGTTGGTTGCTATCTGTAATTGAGGCATCCCCTAATGTCGAATTCCGGTGGACCTTATGACCAACTCAGAATTGATGTGATTTCTGCGCTCACTCTTGCCTTTCTGAGTTCCATGTTCCCGTTGCCAGCCCATACCAGGCCACCTCCTCTCATTGTTGCAGCTTTTTTTGTACTCCTAAGTGCATATCAACAACTCATGTCCCAACTAAGATGAACAATAGAGAGACTGAAAGAGAAACTGCCTTTTTGTCCAGTTCCAATGTTCTCAATTCAGATTGTGGATATGTGCAAGGGCTAAAACTTAGTCATTGTGCTTGTATCACTTGAAatcagcatttttttttcctgccaGATTTTTATTGAAGTGTTGTCAATTCGTAGTCAACTTCTCCAAATTAGAACTTTAGAGAATTTGCATATCAAATTTCCGAGTGGAGAAACAATGGTAAAGTACAACTATTGTTGCTAACCCTATGGTTGAACCAAGGATAATCTGTATCCTGTCTTCGACCAATAGCCAAGGGTTGCCAGTTTTCAGGACTGTAGTACATGACCTAAAAGCATCATTATGACATACTCTGCAGTTTCTTTTGAATAACAAACAGGCAATAAGGCAAGCTGAGTCCTTCAAGCAATATTTAGTCCAGAGGATACAATCCAATTCTAATGTTCGCATGTTTGCCTTGGCCCCTTGGCCTTAAGCACCGCCAAAGTTGTTCGTAAAATCAAACTCACCTGGAAGTTGAGATCTGTTTCTTGTGTGGTACTATAAATGTTTGCAGTACGCCTGCAGCATTGCATCAAAATATGTACTAGTAGCTCCCCAAAGAACTCAGTATCCAAATGCAAAGAGATCCAAGGCATTATCTTTGCCTTGTTTACACAATACCTGTAAATTAGAATCTCATTCTGAGATGATATAGAAGAGAATATGCTACTTTTATAGATAATTCAAGTACTTACAAAGGATCATGTTTTTCCAAAACAGACAGTAGAAAATCATCTCAGAAGAACTATCCACCCATTAGATAAACATTGCCAAAATACTTAGCTACAAGACAAATAAATGGACTACACTTTATAATCTTCATTGGTAATGGTTGTAGTGGCTTCATTTGCTTCATTGATATTTCCATCTCGTGTCAATCGCTTCCAAACTTCTAATACGATGGTTGACACTATTAGTGCCCCGGATATAACGCCATACACAATAATCCATGTTTTTGCACGCTTAAGAATGTAGAAGCCTACCCATATGTTGGCGAAGCTCAAGAGGAGGACAGTGTAACCGGTGAGATAATGAAGCCAATTCCAAATATATCTAGTGGTCCTTGACTGACTGCAAAAATAAAGCAGAGATCTGAAGTAGTCCAAGGCAAAAAAGAGTGATTCCAATGCCCATGTGGCAAGGGTGATGAGTTGCACCTCTTGCCATGCCGAGTAAATATCCAGGGAGCTGAAGAATGATGTGAACGTAGAACCAGAGAGGGTCTGCTATTGGACCACCAGCCTTCAAGTACCTTGCCGCCACAAATCCGAGTGGCATCATGATTCCCCAACTAACCGTGTTTAGTACTCCATCTCCATGTGTCTGTAAAGTTAATTAgaagtcatatatatatatatatatacatcatTATAAATAGAAAACAAAGTTAACTTTGCTGGAAAGATTTGCTGGACCACCAGCCTTCAAGTACCTtccccggaaaagtttcattaacatccgtaccgtccaaaatattttgggacggtcGCAATCAGCTCCGTAAATAACTATTCACGGCTCCGCCgttaaaaaagattttctcaacCTTTAAATAGAGTGCCCGCAAAGCCAATCCTCCAACCAGACAGCCAAACTAGATTTGACACCAAGAAGTGAACAACACAtgggggaaagaaaaaaaacattttgttgtttaccacaaaaaaaaatccgtTGTTGTTCAGCTATGTAATAAAAGCTTTAATTGACGATGCTTTGGTATGAATTGAGAGGAAAATCGACCTGCCGGATTTGGAAATCGAGACTTTGTGTTGCGGCATGACACTCTGGAGATGGGAATCGACTTGCAACTGTAAGCGTAGGATTTTGGCATTGAATCTGAAAGGTTATGTATTTTCTAAGACACTTGAAATAATTGAAATCCAATACATGTCTATAGTAACACCAATTTTATTTTCGTCAAATACAAAACATATATAGCACCAGTTCGAGGCAAGTTATGCAACAGAAGATCATGTAATAAATATACTAAACACACAATCTCGAAAACAGTTGGACTCAGCCATTAATGCCCCAGGAACTGTGGTCcggtttttcctttttcttcttttgccaGCCTATGCAAGACAAGTTGAATGCTTTGCAGTCAAATGAAAGGACTGCATTTTCTTCTTCGGTAAATGCCTAATAATTACGTCCACATATGCATCAAACTCGAATATCAAACTATAGAAGCATAACATTTCCATCTCAAGAAAACTAACCTTGATGACAGAAGCAAGACAATTTAAATGAAGCCAAAAACTAGAGAGTAAGGCAGTCAGAATCCAATAACCTTGTGTCACAACATTCTCTAACTTCTCCTCTTCCTTGCTATCTACTGTCTAATCCTCTTCATACTCCGCTTCTTTCGAGTTTCTTCAGCTTCCTCTTCTTCAGGATCTTATCTTCTAACAAATGCCACTTACTATCACCTTTTCCCTTCGTCATTATCCTTGGAGAGGCCGAAAGAAAATGTTCCACATAAGTTGGTATCCCTCTTCGCTCCTCATTTTGCCATGTGTAGTCTGCAGGCTCAAATAAACTTTCCTCATACGCCATTGCCACCATACAGAATTTGCAATTGGACGGTCTGGGAACACCTCTATCCAAATTGCCATTAGAATTGTACACGTTAACACCCCCACTATCATACCCGATGTGTTGTCTCATTAGAACTTTACCATCTTTTGTACAACATAACCGCTCCAACACACTATAAACCATAAAGGTCGAACTCGAAATAACAAACCCAACATTCCACGATTCTTGCACACCGTATGCGTTCATCACCCATACTTCAGCATTGCCTGACGAATCATACAGAGGCAATTATCCAGAACCCCCAACCCAAGCAAAATATTTCTATCCCCATCTTTAAGCGGTTTTGGCATTGGTACCGTCTTGAAACCAATGAAGTTGTCAATTCAGAACTGGCCCTGAACGGATTGTGCTAGTGTCATAAGGGAAGCATACGTCTCTCCAATATTTTCTTCGAAAATTTCCAACCATTACGAATTTACCATCACGAGGATTAAAAGTCGTGACGGCCTTGTACCCGTTAGTAGAGGAATCATAACAAAGTCCAGAAGTAATTCCCAAAGGAGGAGGCATCAACCGATGATATGACAAGACTTTCGTGAAGTACGCATTTAGTGAATTCCATAAATACAAATCCACCTTAAGCCCCAAAAGGAACAACCCATTACACGAACCATAGATGTCAACTTCACTATAATGGAgatccaaatttttttccatGGTGTATGAACCTTTTCCACAGAGCATTGTTGGTCTGTGGAGCGAAAGTAAAACGACCCATCATTCAACTGGGACATAACAATaaccttttgtctttttggTAGGGTTATTAGGTTTGAGTCAGATATCATTTTGATAGGGTTATTAGGTTTGAGTCAAATATCAAAGAAAACCACTGTTTGAAAATGCACCTGAATCGACAGAGAGAATCATGGAGTAATCTTGAGAGAATTTGCACAATGATATCTTCTGGGATATTTGGCAAATTGTTGGGATCtgattttaatttgattttcgtGTTCGTTTCCCCAGGTCTGCTGCTGCTTCCTCATTCTCGCTCCATTCTTGTTGATAACTGGTTGTTTAGAAGACTAGCACAATGTTTAGGTCACACCTCaactcatctcatttttctttttacacatttttaatatttttttctctatctctttaTTCATTATCatttattacatcaaaaataactttcaaaaatgcaAATCAAACAAGGTGGGGCTTTTCACAAAATTGCTTATCGTGCTagtaaattggaaaaattatttattcaaGCCCACACATCAGCTAAATTAGAAAAAGGCCCGGAAAAATTATTGGTGGCTTGGGTCCCCGTATCTCTCTAACACAACAGCCAACCATTCATCTCTATATCAAGGGCCGGACTCGGATTTAATTCGaacttttacaaattcaagttGTTCattgttcaaataaaaatttgagCTGTCCGTTGCCGAGATGAACAGCTAGATCATCCGCACCATACATGTAGTGCAAAAGGTATACTACAGCACCCCCGGATCCCTATTTTTGCTAAGGCAATGTTTCCACGGACAATTTTAGGCAACAATTTTATAGCATTTTAGCTTGTTtacactaaggctccgtttgtttggacatagaatgttttccggtaaaatattttacctattttccggtgtttggttgtgtaaaaaataaggaaaacattttacatgtaacatatttttcattaattgaatgaaaatgacttacctttaaatcttccgtaagttatttttcgaaataaGTCagctgccttctactgcaattttcGCTGCTCAGTCTCCTCAATTGTCGATCTTGACCCACAttcaatttcaatattctcATATCTCTCTACCGATTAAgcccctcatctctctctctacactgttttgtcaatttctgaaaatatttttaagtatcaaccaaacactaaaaaaataaaagtttgactttagaaaaaacattttacatggaaaatatttcacattttaaaaCATGTTACATCAAAACCTAAGCTACAACAAGTTTTGCTTCCCATTTACAATTTATTGACATTTATCaacagttctctctctcccaacaaacttaaaaaaaattttaacaacttattggttagtgtgaacaatttgacatttttcaatTAGTTATTGATTAGTATgaacaacttgatatttttcaatAACAACAAATGATCCTTAAGTTATTACTTACCAAAAACATCCCCAAGAGTGTGAATTTCATACGAAATGTTTTTCTTTAATCCTACTTTTAAccattaatttttctttaaaaaattactaGCAGATCACATCTTGAAACTTATTGATCTTATATACTATTGTAGATTAAAATTTCTTTAAATAAAACTTAAGACCAAGTAAAAAGGAGATATATTTAAGACgagataaaagaagaaatatttcgAAACAActagaaagtaaaaatataagtactttgatcgaaaaaaattgatgttgaAAAGTACTTATACCAAAAAAGATACTCCATAAATAATGATTAAGATTATAAAAAGGTTAGTActaaaaatgactaaaattaaaattatgtTATGCATTTATAATGTATTTCTAACAAAGTTTTAATTTGATATAAAATAACCACACAGCtatctactcttttttttttacaacttttaTTAGCAAATTATCACAGAAAAAGAAGTTCGTAGACTCCATACAGCTCTTGATTGATTTCTTCCTTTCACTACTGAAGACATTGTAACCATTGATGTACAAgacattaagaaaaataaaatagccaTACaagtaactattttttttttggtaaaacttTTATTAGCAAattgtcacaaaaaaaaattagttcgcCAACTCAACACACCTCTTGAttgatctctttttttttactactgaTGACATTGTACCCGTTGATGTACaagacaaatgaaaaaaaaaggatttttttttttcgttcttgTGCATTGGACGGAGATTTTTATTTTAGGCcacgttcggctaaataagctaattggtttatttttttgtctttatttaaattttttttggtatttgttagtttttcgtcaaatttttggagattattgcatcgtcatggcgagaagaatctaaaaagtaaaaaattatgatcgaaatctaatttttttaaataaagataaaaaaattggattattgacttatttttgtctttattcaaaaaaattaggtttcgattgaaattttttactttttacgatataataatttctaaaaaattgacgaaaaattaataaatataattttttaaaataaaaattttaaaaaataaatcagtTGGCTTAGTACTCCGTACGTGTCATGCTTCTGAACTCTATGCACCAAGCCTAATTCCATTCGGggagtgctagggacacatCGGTGTGGCTGAGTTcagccacacccctctcacatgcAGGTGGGATCCACTGAAGCGGGTTCCACCTgcatgtgagaggggtgtggctgAACTCAGCCACAccgatgtgcctctagcatttccGAATTCGATTTTGCCTAAATACCAGGAGACTCACCAGTCACCCCGAACCTTCACTCTCACCACAGCTCAGACACCTTCTCCGCCGGACCACCACCGGAAACAACCCAAACAGAACAACTCCCATCCATCTCTCCAAAGGCGGCAACCATGTCCGATTGCGGAACCCTAATTCCCCAGGAAATCCTCACCGACATACTCTCTCGACTCCCCGTCAAATCACTTTGCCGATTCAAGTGTGTTTCACCCTCCTGGAATTCCCTTATCTCCAACCCCTACTTCGCCAAAACCCATCTCAATCGAACCAATACCCGAAACCCTCAATACCTAGATCAGAGAAACATTGTCATCTCCAGCTCTCTCAATCTCTACTCCATCGACTTCGGCGACGCCAATCCGACCGCCACAGAGCTTGATTTTCCTACGGTGGAACAACACGCTGCCGACAAGCAGTTCAAGGTATGGAGCTCTTGTGATGGCTTGCTTTTAGTTTCCTACAATGATAATTTCAACTTCTTCTTGTTAAATCCGTCCACTAGAAAATGTAAGAAACTTCCTGGACCGCCTTTTGTACTCAATCCGGTTTGTACCTGGTGGTATGCATATGGGGTGGGTTACGATTCCTCTACGGATGACTACAATGTTGTGATGCTCTCTTGCAATGATATTGGATCTGCTCAGAGTAATATTTCGATTGTGGATGTCTATTCACTGAAAACTAACGCTTGGAGGAGAATTCAACATACCCACTATGTCGCCATCGGAACTGCATTTTCTTGTGGTGGGGTTTTCTTAAATGGGTGTCTCCATTGGCTTTGTTGGAGAAATGGAACCTATGTGATTGGTGCTTTCAATTTGTCAGATCAGATTTTCAGGGAAGTGCCGATGCCTGCTTCTCTTCGTGGAGGATGTGGGATATTGCGTTATTTTGTGGAGGTTGTTGGCGGTtgtctttgtttggttgaaaggCGGCCTTCTTACAAAAGTGACGTTTGGAAGATGGAGGAGTATGGGGTAGGAGAGTCTTGGACCAACCTTACGATTGATTTACCTACAGGAACGCCTAGTCTGTGTTTGCTGTGTCAGCTAGCAGAAGACAAACTTTTGTTTGCTAATAGTAGAAGGCATGGAAAGAAACTGGTTGTATATGATCTGAAAAAAGAAACACTAAGGGACGTGGTGGTTGCTGGAATTCCAAGTGAATTTACTTTTAGGCATGCGTATGTCGAGAGCCTCGTCTCTCCTATTCTCGGAGGAGGAATTGGGAGGCAATGATAAGCTTCTCCCGGTATGTTTGTGTGTAGAAATGTCccttattttgtttatttatacTTGTATGTTATTATTATGGGAGCTTCTGTATTTCAAGGTTTTTGGAGGTTGCACATCCATGTTATCCCTTATACTTACATAGCTTTGGTAGTTTCAGCTATATAGGGCATTGGTTTGTTATGTATGTTGAACTATCATGCCCAAGTGGCTAATGCCCACTTTAAATGGTTGCAGTCTAACCTGTGAAGCTTGAAACCTGAATAGGATGTCCTTTGAAACCTGAATAGGATGTCCTTTGTTAGTGTCCTTAACAAGCTGATACTGCCAAGGTGGCAAGGTCCAGTCGACTCTGTTATGCTGCACTCTTATATTTGATCATCAAGTTTttcgggggaaaaaaaaagacgatGAACATGATACGTATAGGTGGGGTTCATACTTCATATCTGCATCTTATCTGTGTAATCTAAAATCTTTAAGTGTCGAAAACTGTTCGgatattctcattttttatgagccaaaattgaaattattaatctttgaaagacgagttacaaagattaaagagaTCTAGAGCATGACAACATCACGAGGAGAAAGCATCCCAACGGGCGAATAAGTTCAAGCAACTGAACTAAATTATGTCAGttgcttttcctttctttttttcccgttttCCCGGAATTGTTAGTGACAATGTAACCACACCTGAAAAGTTTGTGTATTATATGACGCTTGGGAAGTCGAAGGTATCGGTCAACAATTACTATCTTCGTAACTCATCAATTGTGGTACATAGTGGATTTCAACATCTTAACACACAAAAATAATCACAATTAAATGCAACATACATAAAAATCATACCACGCTATAGCTTAAgcacaaataaaaattactcaCTGGGGGTTAAAACGACGCATGGGAAGCAAAGTTTATAGATTTATTTTTcctgtatttatttatttatttatttattttttttttgggggggggggggggggggggggggtgtgtgtgtgttggggtGGGGGTTGTTAGAACGACATATTTTGAGGACTTAGGTAGTGTTCCATTTGCGGCCAAAACGACGTTGCTTTGGGCAGCCCAATAGGGCTGTAGTGACAACGCACTACAGCATGGCATGTCCACAATCATATACCGCCCTGG is a window encoding:
- the LOC131313730 gene encoding F-box/kelch-repeat protein At3g06240-like — protein: MSDCGTLIPQEILTDILSRLPVKSLCRFKCVSPSWNSLISNPYFAKTHLNRTNTRNPQYLDQRNIVISSSLNLYSIDFGDANPTATELDFPTVEQHAADKQFKVWSSCDGLLLVSYNDNFNFFLLNPSTRKCKKLPGPPFVLNPVCTWWYAYGVGYDSSTDDYNVVMLSCNDIGSAQSNISIVDVYSLKTNAWRRIQHTHYVAIGTAFSCGGVFLNGCLHWLCWRNGTYVIGAFNLSDQIFREVPMPASLRGGCGILRYFVEVVGGCLCLVERRPSYKSDVWKMEEYGVGESWTNLTIDLPTGTPSLCLLCQLAEDKLLFANSRRHGKKLVVYDLKKETLRDVVVAGIPSEFTFRHAYVESLVSPILGGGIGRQ